The genome window CGTGAAGGGTTCCGGGCGCCGTAGGCGTACGGAAGTCCCCGAAGCACGAACCCGCGGGCCGCATGCGTTGGGCTATGGGGATTTCGGTTTTCTGTCGATCCAGGTGGCTTGATGACACTGGCTGGGAAGCGTGCCGGATGGGTCAGGTGGGCAGGTCTGTGGCCCGGATTTGGTCAGCAGATCGCTCAATAGCGATGGTGTCATGGCGGTTTTCATGCGACTGATGATCTGCAGGACGAGCGGCGGCATTGCCGGAAGCCTATCACGTGCCCGGTTCGGTGAGATCGAGCCATGCCGGGTCATGGCGCAAATTTCCGGATGGGCGGTATGGAGGATGGCGGCGCGCGTGGTTGCTGCCAGCGCGCAAAGGTCTCGATGACGATCATGTGCCCGCCGCAATGTGGGCACGGCGGGCGGTAATCTTCTGGCTCATCGGTGATCTCATCTTCTGGAGGTGGCGCGACCTCCAGCAGTTTGCGGGCGAGCGCGATATTGGCCTTGTGCGTGGCACCAGCGAGCAGGCCGTAATGGCGGATACGGTGGAAGCCGGTTGGCAGGACATGGAGCAGGAACCGGCGGATGAACTCGTCGGCGGGCAGCGTCATGACCTGCTGGCGGTCGGTGCCGTCTCGACGATAGTCTTTGTAGCGGAAGATGACATCTTGGCCATCGAACCGGATCAGGCGACTGTTCGATATGGCGACGCGGTGAGTGTAGCGCGAGAGATAGGCGAGCACCGCTTCGGGTCCGGCGAAGGGCGGCTTGGTGTAGACCACCCAGCGCTTCTTGCGCACTGGTGAGAGGTGCTTGAGAAACGTCCGCCGATCAGTCAGCCCGGTCAACTTGCCGAAGAAAGCGAGCCTGCCCGCATTATGCAGCGCCATCAGTCGGGTGAGGAACAGGCGGCGGAACAAGGCACCCAGCACCCGCACCGGCAGCAGGAAGGCCGGGCGTGACGATATCCATCGCTTGCCATCGGGCGTAATACCGCCACCCGGGACGATCATGTGGACATGCGGATGATGCGTCATGGCCGATCCCCATGTGTGAAGCACGGCGGTGATGCCGATCTTTGCGCCGAGGTGCTTCGGGTCGGACGCAATCGTCATCATGGTCTCTGCCGCAGCCTTGAACAGCAGATCATAGACCAGCGCCTTGTTGGTAAAGGCAATGGCGGCAACCTCGGCCGGCAGGGTAAACACGACGTGGAAGTATCCGACCGGCAGCAGATCGGCTTCGCGCGCTGCCAGCCATGTGCGCGCCGCACCGCCCTGGCACCTGGGGCAGTGCCGGTTACGACACG of Qipengyuania pelagi contains these proteins:
- a CDS encoding IS91 family transposase; protein product: MRTSFEVADIFCATGPAYRATHAGHLSLQQLKVMSAIEHCRTAALGGHVEACACCGHWRIAYNSCRNRHCPRCQGGAARTWLAAREADLLPVGYFHVVFTLPAEVAAIAFTNKALVYDLLFKAAAETMMTIASDPKHLGAKIGITAVLHTWGSAMTHHPHVHMIVPGGGITPDGKRWISSRPAFLLPVRVLGALFRRLFLTRLMALHNAGRLAFFGKLTGLTDRRTFLKHLSPVRKKRWVVYTKPPFAGPEAVLAYLSRYTHRVAISNSRLIRFDGQDVIFRYKDYRRDGTDRQQVMTLPADEFIRRFLLHVLPTGFHRIRHYGLLAGATHKANIALARKLLEVAPPPEDEITDEPEDYRPPCPHCGGHMIVIETFARWQQPRAPPSSIPPIRKFAP